The Microbulbifer sp. TB1203 nucleotide sequence GCGGAGGTGCAGCAACAGCTTTCCGAAAAGATCGACGCAGCCTTTTCGCGCAAGCTGGCGGAGTGCCGGGAGAAGGAGCGTGAAGAGCGCAGTTACCCCCGTTTCCCGGTGCGGCTCGCCGAAGAGTCCTCGGGGGGCAACCCGGTCCGGTTTTCCGGAGCGCAGTTGACCGCACCGTAGTTTGGAACAGAAGCATTATCGAGAGCACGAAAAAATGAGAGCGAGAAACCTTCACCCACAGCGGGCCGGCGCCCGCTGGCTGATGGCCCTGCTGGCGGCGATGAGCCTCTCCGCCAGCTGGGCCCAAGAGACCCCGGCGCAGGACGAAACCATGCCGGAACCACCGCAGCCGCCGGCAGCAGAGAAAGCGCCGGAGACCCCGGAGGAGAAGGAGGTGCGCATACTGCGCGAGGATGACGGCACCCTGGTGATCAAGACCCGGGACGGGCAGGGCAAGCGCACCGATGTCCAGTTGGACCTGGGCGAAGAGTTCGGCGGCGAACTGACCCGGCGCATCTACAAGCAGCTGGAGGAAAAGGGCATCCTCGACGAGAAGGGCCTGGTCGTGGAAGAGGCCATGGACAGTGTGCCGAAGAATATCAGTATCGGTATCCCTGGCGATTTCGATCGGCCTCGCGGCCATCGCGACGATTTCCCCTTTGATGGAGACATAGCCGTGTTGATTCCCATCATCGCGATTCTGGCGGTGTTCGGTACGCCGATACTGATCGTGTGGTTGGTGACCCGCAACAGCTACCGCAAGAAGCAGCTGCTGATGGACAACATCAACCGCATGGTGGCCGAAGGCCGCGATATCCCGCCGGAGCTGTTGGATGCCATGGAAGGCGAGTCCCCCCGCAATATGAAGGACCGCGGATTCACACTGATCGCCGTCGGCCTGGCGATATTCATCTGGCTGAGCATATCCTCTGGCGTGGAGGTCGGTAGTCTCGGCCTGATACCGCTGTTTATCGGTCTCGCCCGCTTTGTCAACTGGAAACTGGATAACAAGCAGGCGTAAGGACAGCGGTATATGGACCTCAATGACGAGGATTTGATCCGGCGCGTCGTCGAAGACGGGGACCAGCGGGCCTACGCCCACCTGGTGCGTCGCTATCAGTCACAGCTGCGTTTCTCGCTCCGCCAGCTGTGCGATGGCGACCAGGCCCTGGCCGACGATATGGCCCAGGAGGCTTTTATCAAAGCCTACAAGGCCCTGCCGGCATTCCGTGGGGATGCGCGTTTCAGCACCTGGCTGTACCGTATCGCCTACAATCTCGTCATGAGCTACCGGCGCAAGAAGTCCCCGGAAGTGGATCAGGAGGCGGTGGATCGCGCACAGCAGGAGGAGAGCGTCGAGGAGGCCCAGCAGCTGGGCATGGCGCGGGATCTCAACTCGGCCATGGAGGAGCTCAGCGAAGCCCAGCGCCAGGCGGTGCACCTGTGTATGCAGCGCGGCTTTTCCCACGAGGAGGCGGCCAGTATTATGAAGTTGCCGCTGGGCACGGTAAAATCCCACGTCAATCGCGCGCGGGCCAAATTGCAGACTCTGCTGCAGGCATGGCGCGAGGAGGTAGTCAGTGGATAACGGTTTGAACAATCGCGACGGAACAGACAGCTGGAACAGCGCGGGCGGCGAGCCGGATTTCGATACCTGGCTGGGCCAGCAGCTGCAGTTCAGCGAGCCCTATGTGGACGACGACGGCTTCTGCGAGCGCGTGATGGCACGCCTGCCGGCGCCCTC carries:
- a CDS encoding sigma-70 family RNA polymerase sigma factor, whose translation is MDLNDEDLIRRVVEDGDQRAYAHLVRRYQSQLRFSLRQLCDGDQALADDMAQEAFIKAYKALPAFRGDARFSTWLYRIAYNLVMSYRRKKSPEVDQEAVDRAQQEESVEEAQQLGMARDLNSAMEELSEAQRQAVHLCMQRGFSHEEAASIMKLPLGTVKSHVNRARAKLQTLLQAWREEVVSG
- a CDS encoding DUF6249 domain-containing protein, giving the protein MRARNLHPQRAGARWLMALLAAMSLSASWAQETPAQDETMPEPPQPPAAEKAPETPEEKEVRILREDDGTLVIKTRDGQGKRTDVQLDLGEEFGGELTRRIYKQLEEKGILDEKGLVVEEAMDSVPKNISIGIPGDFDRPRGHRDDFPFDGDIAVLIPIIAILAVFGTPILIVWLVTRNSYRKKQLLMDNINRMVAEGRDIPPELLDAMEGESPRNMKDRGFTLIAVGLAIFIWLSISSGVEVGSLGLIPLFIGLARFVNWKLDNKQA